Genomic DNA from Streptomyces sp. GS7:
CGGAAGCCGGGACTCCGGGAGGCCCTTGGGCAGCGGGGCGGAGCCGGTGGCCGCAGGAGACGCCGCCAGGGGCGTACCGACCGCCTCCGGCGTGCGCGCAGTCCCGAGGCAGCCCCCGTGCGCCGGTACGCCGACGGCCGCCGCGCGGGCGTTCTCCGCGCAGCCGTCGTCCACCGGTGCCGCCTGGTGCGGCAGCACGACCGACCGCCGGTGCGGTGCGGGTACGGGCATGGGTCTGCTTCCTTCCCTCCCCCCGAGGGGTGCGGTGGTGCGCCGACCGGCACATCACCACGTCCGGCTCGGCCGCGCTCGTTGGTCGAATGAGTGGGGTTCTGCCGGGCGTCGAATGGCGACCATAGCGCCAGTACGGCCCGGCATGGAATGGGCCAAGGCAATCCGCCAACGTCATATGCCGCGGCTCATAAGCGATTTCACCTGGGGCGGGTGGAAATCGGAATGACGAACATCACCCCGGACGACCGCATTCAGCTACGAGTCCACTACGGATGGGCACCTGTTCGCACCCCTCGGCCACTCCTCCGAAATTAAACAATCCGGCCCTTCGCACCGCCATTCGGCAAATACTGGCCGGCCGAAAATGTCCGGGATCACTCCACCCCGCTATTGACACCGCCGCCGGAATCCCCGTCGGGGCGTACGACACCGAGGATCGGCATCGAGCCGGCACCGGTGATCGTCACCTGCCGCCCGGGCCGCGGCGCGTGCACGATCGCGCCGTCGCCGAGATACATGCCGACATGGCTGGCGTCGGAAAAATAAATGATCAAGTCGCCGGGCCGCATTTCCCTGAGCGCCACCCTCGGGAGCTGCCGCCACTGCTCCTGCGAGGTCCGCGGAATCGTCCGGCCGGCGGCCTGCCAGGACCGCAGGGTCAGCCCGGAGCAGTCGAACGTGTCCGGACCCACCGCCCCCCAGACGTAATCCTTGCCGATCTGCGTGGTCGCGTACGAAATCGCCTTCTTGCCCTGATCGGATGCTTTGTTGGTGATCTCTTTCAGTACGCCGGAGTCGAGCCATTTCTGCTGGGCCAGCAGCGCCTGGTCGTCCTCCAGTTTCCGCAGCCGGTCCTTTTCCTTGGCGGCCAGCCGGGATTCCAGCGCTTTCGCCGCGTCGATCTTGCTATTGATCTCCTTGCGGGCCGCGTCCTTCTTCTTGCGGTTGGCCTCCAGCTGCTCCCACCGGTCGCTGGCGGACCGCGCATAGCCCTCCAAGTCGCTTTTCAGATGCGTGAGTTGGTTGATCACGCCCTTGGCCGCCTGCTGCCCCTTGCGGGCCAGGTCGGCATTGTCGAGAAAGGCTTCCGGGTCGGCGCTGAGGATCAGCTTCGCCTCGGTGGGGATCCCGCCGCCGCGGTACTGGGCACTGGCCAGCGCGCCGGCCTGGCGTTTGAGGGCGGCGAGTTTGCGCTGCGCGCCGTCGATGGTGCGGGCGAGGTCGACGATCTCCTTTTCCTGGAGCCGTACCTGTTCCTCCGCGGCGTCATAGGCGTCGGTGGCCTGCTCCGCCTTGCGGTAGAGGCCCTCGATCTCCTTGCGGACGTCCTCCAGGTGCCGGGCCTCGCCGGTCGGGTCCGGACTGCGCTGCGCCGCGGTCGCCGTGCCGCCGAGCAGCCCCGTCGCACAGAGGACGACCGTGGTGCAGACCGCCAGCCGGCCGCCTCTGACCGCCCGCGCGGCCTGCGTCGCCGTTACGCCCCGTACACCCCGTACGCCCCGATCCTCACCCACGCCCCGAACGCCCTGTCGTGCCCCCTGGCTCCCCACCAGTCACCTCCGGTCGTTCCGCACCGATTCGTGCGCGCTCCTTCGGCGCGGATGCTGCCATACCGACCGGTACTTCAACAGAGCGACGAGCCGTTTTGTACGGGATACGGAGTGCTTCTCGCCTCGCACCCAGCTGACGGCCGAGGTTCACCGTGCGTTCACTCTGCTCCATCGGCCGCTTCACCTGATCTACCTAATTTCGGCCGTACCGAGTGCGCGTCACGCCGGAAGGCAACGTGATGCCGCCCTATCCCGTCACCACCCGCACGCCGAGGAAACGGCGCGCACCAGGAAGGAACTCTCGACAGTGAAGCTTCAGCGCAAGAACCGGGTTCGCGCCCTCGCCGTTGGCGCTCTCGCCGTCTCCGGTGCCCTGGCCCTGACCGCGTGCGGCTCCGACAACACCAGCGGCTCCAGCGGCGGCAGCGGCAGCTCCGCCAAGGCGGCCAACATCAAGTGCGACGGCAAGGGCAAGCTCCTCGCGTCCGGCTCGACGGCGCAGAAGAACGCCATGGACGTCTGGGTGCAGAGCTACTCGGGCGCCTGCTCGGGCACCGAGATCAACTACCAGGGCACGGGCTCGGGTGCCGGTGTCACCACCTTCCTCCAGGGCCAGACCGCCTTCGCCGGCTCCGACTCGGCCCTCAAGCCGGACGAGATCGCCAAGTCGAAGGCCGTCTGCAAGGGCGGCCAGGCCATCGACCTGCCGATGGTCGGCGGCCCGATCGCGGTCGGCTACAACGTCCCCGGCGTCGACAGCCTCGTCCTGGACGCGCCGACCCTGGCGAAGATCTTCGACTCGCAGATCACCAACTGGAACGACCCCGCGATCAAGAAGCTGAACCCGGGCGCCAAGCTCCCGGACCTCAAGATCCAGGCGTTCCACCGCTCCGACGACTCGGGCACCACCGACAACTTCACCAAGTACCTCAAGGGCGCCGCCCC
This window encodes:
- a CDS encoding NlpC/P60 family protein, translated to MGEDRGVRGVRGVTATQAARAVRGGRLAVCTTVVLCATGLLGGTATAAQRSPDPTGEARHLEDVRKEIEGLYRKAEQATDAYDAAEEQVRLQEKEIVDLARTIDGAQRKLAALKRQAGALASAQYRGGGIPTEAKLILSADPEAFLDNADLARKGQQAAKGVINQLTHLKSDLEGYARSASDRWEQLEANRKKKDAARKEINSKIDAAKALESRLAAKEKDRLRKLEDDQALLAQQKWLDSGVLKEITNKASDQGKKAISYATTQIGKDYVWGAVGPDTFDCSGLTLRSWQAAGRTIPRTSQEQWRQLPRVALREMRPGDLIIYFSDASHVGMYLGDGAIVHAPRPGRQVTITGAGSMPILGVVRPDGDSGGGVNSGVE
- the pstS gene encoding phosphate ABC transporter substrate-binding protein PstS, translating into MKLQRKNRVRALAVGALAVSGALALTACGSDNTSGSSGGSGSSAKAANIKCDGKGKLLASGSTAQKNAMDVWVQSYSGACSGTEINYQGTGSGAGVTTFLQGQTAFAGSDSALKPDEIAKSKAVCKGGQAIDLPMVGGPIAVGYNVPGVDSLVLDAPTLAKIFDSQITNWNDPAIKKLNPGAKLPDLKIQAFHRSDDSGTTDNFTKYLKGAAPDAWKHEPGKKWEGTGGQAASGSAGVSSQVKQTSGAISYFELSYATSGKIPTVKINTGAKAPVEATVDNASKAIAEAKPAGQGNDLALKLNYATKAEGAYPLTLVTYEIACDKGNKADTLAATKSFLTYVSSQDGQNALKALGYAPIPNETIDKVRKTVASLS